The genomic stretch gggtgcattccctccttgcgcccaatgattccaggtaggctctggacccaccgcgaccctgaactggataagggttacagataatgaatgaatgaattcaattTGCATTTGCCATGTTTTGTGTTATGGTAAAATTCTATGTCACATTTAAATTTGTTccctttataatatttatttcatatatagaatattttatttcatataataGTTATGTCAGAGGACACTAGATGACCTAATAGACAAGCTCAGTTTGCTTTATTTAGTTATTCGATGTATATTTCTCTTCTTGAGTATATGACCCTCCACATCAGTGTGCATGAACTGATCGTACCGACGGAGGTGGGCATCTCTCCCCACTGCAGCACCACATCTTTGGTGATCCGGCCGTAAGTATTCACATAGACGCCTTCATCTTCATAGCAAACCAGGAGCTCGATGCCATCCGTGTTGGGAAGAATAATGATGGCGTGTGACTGAATGCTTGTCTGAATCTAAGAAAAGGGCAAGAGGAAAAATGCAGGAACAAAAAGCAAAAGCCAGTTGTGAATCAATAAATCAACAAGAAACTGACCTATGAAACACAGACCTACGAAACTGAGGCGAATGAAAACAGCAGAATATTTTACTTCTACTTCCCTACAGTGTCCTGTTATTGAAAGTGATGCAGAagtacagagacagggagagctTACGTGTGTTGGCAAATAGATGTCGTAAACAGCCCCGGAATCCACATCCACTGCATGAAAACCAGAGCAAGAGCCATAGATCACCTTCAGCCTTTGACCCTCCTCTACTGTCAGATCAACGAGCAAGGGCTTGTGCACCAGGTCTCCAAAAGACTGCACgacacaaaacattcagagagaaaCTCATGAATCTATGGGTTCCTGATGCTTTCTGAAAAGACACGCGTTGTGTTGCATCGCTTCAACTCACCTTAAATGCCATAAATTTATGGTATGGCTTTGGTGCCCATGCGTAAACCTCCACCGAGTTCTTCAAGGCAAGCACCAAAAACTTGATTCTTTCATATTTTACTGGTGAAACAAAGGCATTGAGTTGTGTTTTAATAATTCAGATTGCTTTAAGGTTTCTGTTACTAATCATATTTACCACCAGCGTTGGTTAACACTGTTACCATTGTGTAAAAGCAAGAACTAAATACCTCAGTCTCACTCCCACAGCACCTCATTCATAAATCACTGAGGAACACATACCGACTTTGTAGTGCACACAGCCCTCCAGCTCGCCCACTGTAGTCCAGCCCTGCTTTTTCTCCACCTCTGGGTCATTGTGAAGGATTTTGTTCCTCAGCCAGGAGAGATAATACACTCGCAGTTTGTTCTTCTTTCCTGCATTGTTTTGGACAGAAACAGTACAAATTTACTGGCAAATGTTTTGCAACCTTTAGCTCCTAGATCCACTACTGAAGAAGTCAGAATCATTGAGTTTCTCAGACCCCTCTGAATGACTATAGACCACCTGGATCTTACCTGATATCGTAACCAGGACATTAAGGCCTTCCAGGACATCCATTTGCTGGAAGCGGCGTCGGTTTATGAGGGGGTAGACCTTGCCCTGACCGCTGCGGTCAAGAAGCATAAGTCCACTCTCTGTCCCCACCAACAGGTTCACCCCTACAGAGGGAAACATGAGGGTGTTATGTAAAATAAGAAACATGGACCACCTACATTGTTATTAACTGCTTCCCATTGCTatcatttcttttttccccaAGTAATCCATCCAAGGTACATTTACAATCATGAAGTTTGAGCCTTGACCGCCCTCAATATTAACGTATACCATTCAGTGATTCTGTAAGTAAGCAGCCGTCGTTCTGCATCGTCATATGAATTTCCGTTATACATATATCTTTCCAGACGATAACGACAGCTGTGGAAAGCTACCCACCCCAGAGCGCAGCGCAGAGGATCTCAGAGTTGAACCTCTTCTTGTACTTGCGAATCTCAGGCGTGTCACTCTGTGGACGAGTGTTCACCGGGTTCACGTTAACCACCGAGCCCTTTCGCGAAGGGTCTGGCCTCAAGGCCTCCTGTAGACGCCCATCACTCACAAATCCTGCTGGAGAACCGGAACAGAGCATCAGAATcaggacatatatatatatataaaatataaactatCTGTTAAATAAATGGTTTGTTTATTCAAACATCATTCTCTGTTCTACCACAAAAACATGTACAAAAGCATATTTATTGGATGTGAGTCTGCAGTTGAGGATGAAACAACAATAAGTCTTTTGGCACTAAACCGATGTTAGCTCCTCAGCAGACGCTGTGTAAAATGTCACTGAGGTATGGCTCATTTATCATGTTAAGCTTAAATATTTTCGAGAAGATATACACATGTATTTATTCTGGTACAGGTTTCTAGACCAAAACCTGAAAGACCAGCCTATtcataaaaaacaaaaggaCCCTTACCCATGTTGTTGAGAGAACTGCCAGTGGAGGGGGAGATCTGAAGGAGGCGAGGGTCAATAAAAGGAGTGAAGGAAGAGGAGGACTTGTGTTTCTGAAGAGTATTACACGCAGACTGTGTCTGGAACAGACAGATTGTAGTTGAGTGGAGGTCTATAGGTGACGATAAATCACCTATCCATATAAATTTATTTGGGACTACATCGTCCAATCAGATTTACACCATAAAGCATTCGTTCTCATATCAGAGCCCAGTCAACACCTACATCTATGAGGTATAGATTTATACACCGAAGTTATTCAGTGCTCTTTATAGGAAATTCCAAagttttttcaacattttagaAGTAATTTACATTTGCAAGGTTTCCTATCAGCACCGAGTTGTTTAGTTCTCTctaaaatacaatattttttgtGACGTGAAATTGTGTATCTACAtcaaaaattatacaaaatgttAGAAAAACTGACGGAATTCTGCTTAACATTTTGGTAAAAAAAGTGCGGTCTAGGGTGGTCTATGGAGGTCTAGGGTGGTCTGGGGCGGTCTATGGAGGTCTGGGGCGGTCTACGGAGGTCCTGTTTGAGAAGCTAAGGAGCAGGTTTGGGCTCAGAGtatttaattacaataaaatgctttgctttcttttcacattttttctgAAACCAGAATTAAAGCTAATTAAGCAACAATccttaataacaacaacaacacaagaTTAGACATAAACAGTGTGAAAACATTATTAGTCTCTAATACAGTTAATAAAGCAATTAAATACGTGCATTTTTATGAGGAGAGTTAAAAAGGTTCAcgtgaaaaaacaaaatgaaggtTAAAATGGAGCAACACAAATGAGAATGAATAAACTGAAGGGTGGcaagtgaataaaaaataaataaataaaattctaaaAATGCAAAGAAACTTAGCCCCTACATCTTTGTGTTTTGCTCTTTGGGTTTCTTTAATTCACAGAAGTTTCTGGTTGTGAATGTACGAGATTCACAGTAAATATATGGGAAGAAGAAATATTGAGAACCAGGCGATCGAGAGGCTGCACAGTCAGCGAGGAGAAGCCTTCCATCAACCCTCCGTTGTCAAACTCTAAGCTAAAACGTTTCCAGTTCAAGGGCAGTGGTTATCTATGTCTAGGAATTCCCAGACAGTCTTGTGACCCCTGACTGAACTCGAGCTTACATGAAATTCCAGAACGACTGggatcatttttttaaaaaacgtaATATCCATTATCAGATAAGATCAAGATAAATGCTTGGCTTAAGTGTTTAACGACTACAAATGTTCAGTGCATTCGGTGAAGACGGGTCCTTAAGTGGTCCCTGGCCTGAGGTTAAGCAGGATAAAGGCttatttttttgggtggtggTAAATACAACATAAGTTTGGGTTGCTGTTGGGTTATTTTGTTAGATACATAACCAAGTATGTCTCATCTAAGCAGTTATCTCTGGGTTACATTAAGACAAAGCTTTCTTTTAAATGTAGGGAGGCAATCAATCACCAAATATCAGTTTAAAATATCACTCAAACCTAAAACTGTCTGTGTGCTGTGGTACGTACGTACTACATTAGTCTGAAATGTATTTCCTAGCCCTGAAGGGAAGAAAGGTAAAAAACACTAAGTAGTGCAAGGCCCACATTGCTGTAAAGACACAGAGCTCGTCCATCACTCAGTGTCAAGTTTTGCAAAGAGGCTCTAAATGTTATTCACAGTGAGTAGCAAAGTAAAGCCCAGTGAAAGCCAGCCAGCAGAGTTCTACACACCAAGGCGCTGTGGTGGAGTGGACAGACGTACCTCGCTGGCCACCAACTTGTCCATTGGGGTTTGCGGGGACATGGAGGGGCTGGCGTGGCTGGAAGCGGGGGAGGAGGTGACAGAAGGGGAGGGGGAAGGGGAGTGATGGCTCTGCTGGATGAGATCGGGCAGGAGGTGAATACGGCCTGCAAAGCCATTTCTCTCCTGTTGGCCGAGGACAAAAACAGGGCCTTGAACAGGGCCAGGGCCAGGAGCAGGGCCTGGACCCAATCGTTTTTTCTCTGCTACACTCTGGAATCAAAAACAGGCACAATTGAGTCTGTACTAAGCAGAATAAAGGGTGAGAAGTGAGAAAAGACAATGTTTCTGCCATCTACGAAAGCAAACTGGTTCAACTTTTGATTTAAAATCAgtaggatgtgtgtgtgtgtgtgttcaattaCAAGCTACTGTGCTGAAATTGGgctgtgtttataaaatatatacaagacaaaaatatatatataagacaaataataaaaaaatctgataaaacacaaagggatgAATGAGCAGATGATGTgcaataaacaaacagataaataaCGTGTGTAAACATGGCTCCGACGAATCCCTCTCCTACCTGTCTGACAATTAAAGTGCCGTCTTTAGAAGGTGTGGTGGCTGGGTCGCTTTCTGCTTCATCATGAACAATCATGGTCTTTACGGACTCGGTCTCACCGTTGCTGAGTTTTGAGGAGCTGAAAAACAGTCCGTTCATTGGTCATCTATGACATTGCCACACATTTACAAGGACAAGGAATGACAAGATGCGTTAATGCACTTATTGTAGCCATAGACTAAATAAAGCAGGTCCTTAATAGAAAGGTATGTACTAAGTTAATCGTATAAAGGACTGGGAAGAATGGAAAATATCATCATACTTTGCCCTAGAGTCCTCTGCACCAGAGGTGGACTCATTGCCTAGTTCCTGTTCCACCTCATCATCCTCTTCTGAATCAGAGTCATCGCTAGATGATGAGTAGTCTGTCACTTTGTGAGGTGGGCGTGCGTCTTCTATTGTGCGAATCTCATTGGCCAGTAGAGTGAGATCCTAAATGTAGGGTGTAAGAGGTAAATGTTAGTCATAGTTTACAGGAGGCAAATTATTCTGCCCAAGTATAGCATCACTACCCCCCCACCCTTTGTGTAAATAGTCTTAGGCCTCCAACTCCAAGTCaacacattaataaacactgacataCCACAGTCCTTTGTTAAAACAGCCAAAGATGAACGCATGCCAAGTGAGTTAAGGATGAGTTTACAAACAACATATAAAACTGCACCTTCTCCTTTGTGCTGAATTTAACATGAAGCAAAGTGAGCAGCCACAATGCAGATCATCGAGATGTGGTCCAGTGAGCAGAAgccaaaacaatatttaaatcaCAGGGCTGTGTAGCAAATAATCGGGGGAGGAGCCAAATGAGCCTTAGTTTAAACCAATGATTAAAGGGGAAATAAAAGAACAAGACGTTTGGTTTAAAAAGCTAAAATGTGCAGCTGTGGCTCATGCTTTGATGTGCTCAGGCATAACATAAGGATGTGAACACCACCTCCACCGAACTCACCACTTCTCCCTACATAGTTTACAAAGTCAGTCATCAATTGGATGGAGAAGTTAATGGAGCGTGGAATTTCCAAAACATTGTCCAGTGGAGGAGACAATAAAAGGAGAATATAAAGATCAGTAGTAGATTAGCAAAAAGGGCACATATCCACAGAATAATCATCTCTGTATCGTGTGGTAAACAAATGTCACATATCTTAGGTTAGGTCAAGGTTTAGGAGACAAATCGTACACAATATGAGTATGAGGGCTTTCCAAAAGTGTAAAATAACTTACAACAGGCCTGGAAGGTCGGACAAAATCCTTCTTCTCCTCTGATTTCTTTCCGGTATTTTCCGGACGCTGGAGTGGAGAACCCTCTGATTTGGAGGAGGCTGGAGGAAATTGAAAAATGAGCctcaataataatacaattctATTACAGGAGTTAAATCACTAAACACGCTGAAGCCCGTGTGGCTGGTGAAAACCTTCATTTCCTATATATACACCACCCagcagccataacattactaccACAACCTTGCTTCtgcacacactgtccattcCTTTAGCTCTACTGACATAACGGAGCAgtctgtaattctacaattacagactgtagtccatctgttgctctgcataatttgctTGCACCCTTTAACCTTGTTTCCTCCCTCAGCAttgaggaccaccacagagaaggtATGATTCAGGCGCTGGATCATTTCCAGCACAGCAGTGACCCTGACATGGTGGTGTtcgtgtgtgttgtgatggtgtgtccttgagtttttaaagccctcagtgtcactgctggaagGAGAagagtccaccaaccaaaaatatccactaCACATGAAATCCCTGCTCTGCAGTGGTCCCATggtgcaacagatggactacggtCTGCAGAACTACACAGTTCACGTATATACTCGTTGGACAGTAACTGTGGAAACAAGATGGTGGTAGTAATGTTATGGTTTATAGGTGCACTTATGTACTACGCATACAAGAAAAAGTCACTCACAGCGGACTCTGAACTTATCTCCAGAGCTGCTCTGGGAACTGGCCTGAGAGCTGGAGTTGCTGGACCCAGAGGAGCTACCACTGCCCGGTCTGGAGGCCAGTTTCTCCACCCTGTCCCACAAGAGACGAGGCTCTGCATTACTGAGACGgagaaacaaagcaaaaaagaaGGGATACATCaaattcagtcatttattttcaaaataaatactaACATTCAATACTTTAACATGCTTTCACCTAGAAAATCAACCTTTTGAATAAGGATGTTCACACTTTTGCTCATGCATCTGAAATATCTTCACAGCTTATAACAGTAAAACATTTGTTACTACCCTTTGTAAAATGCAGTTACGTTTTACCGTAAAAGAACAAGAAATCATTTCAAAACAACCACTTGGAGAAGAGTAATGAGTGTCTTGGATATGTGCTTGGAGAAAGATCATGTAATACATTACAAAGACTAAAAGGCATGTATCTAATTTAGGTTTAAAGAACTGACCTTCCAGCATTCCTCTGTCCAATCTGGTTACTTTGTTGGAGGTTCTGAAGGGGGGAGTCACGACGGGACAGTACAGGAGATCTAGAGGTTGTCCTCACTGGGACCTTtatgaaaaaaacattaaaatctagTATGTAATAACAGACTCGTAATAAAATgggtttaaatgtaaaaatagtgCAGGAAACTGCTACACAGCGCCATTCTATTAATTACAGAATGTATTACAATGCAGTATCCAGTTCTCTGAACAACAATATTACAAGATATATACAGAAAAAGCATGAATTGTCACAGGGCCAGATGTGATATAATGAGAATACTCATATGGATACAACTCTTGGTGTTTCCCTGTGGCAAAGTCTGCCGCAAACAGGGCTTGAGCAATGTAAATTAACCTATACCTACTAAAGCTCCACAGACTGTGTCAATGTTGACTACTAACGCCACCAGGACACCATCTTTCGGTTTTTGGGATCCTGTCCTTACCCTGGGGGGGACCTCATCACTGTGGCCTGCCTCTGAGGCCTCATGGCCCCTGGGCTGGGATTGATGCTGCAGGTGCGGGTGCTCGGAGCGAGAGGGGTGCGCTGGGTGGTGGTGCTGGTGGGGCTCCTGAGAGCGAAGATGGTGATGTGCAAAACTAGGAACGGGATCACTGAAGGAATGGGATCGAGACACAGGGGGTGCGGATGCGTTGCTCTTTAGAGCAGCCAGGTGAGACCACTGGACCTTccagaaggggaaaaaaaacacatggaaaAGAGAAAGGGGAAGGGGACAGGAAAGTGGCACACAGAGTGAGACAGTAAGGCATGATCTCAGGCAAGACGAAGAGAGATGATGACAGGAGGATGGCAGACACTCCAGATGACCTCAAGTCATCCAGTATCACAACTCATTCACATAGCAACACAGGCTTAGAGCACCATGGGGTGAGAAAGGGCAGAAAGCGCGGCTTACTTTACACATGACTGTGTAACAATGGCAGGCAGAAACATGCAGCTTTATGTGAACTGGGACTGCACCGCGCTGATTATCAGCAGATGTGTGTGTAGGAGGCAGGAGTGTACAATGGATTGATCTGAAAATGGTGATTTAACATtcattgtaatatatttaatacaaaaacCGTGTGTTTTAAAAAGCCACACACACTTCTGCTTTATAAGCGAATGGTGTATCATTAATCCCTGCTACAATCTCAACTGAGACCAAACAAAAACCTTCCTCAAGACGACACCTACACAGATAAACAAGAGGAACGGAGTGTggatggggggaaaaaagagagaatctCTGTGTGTTACCTGTGGCTCCATAGGCTTGTGCATGCCTGAGGACTCTGACGAGGAGTTGCCGTTGGAAAAAGGCTCAGAAGAGCGTGGAGGAATAGGAGGCTGCTTTGGTGGAGCGGTCTGAGGGGAACTGTGAATGTTCTTACGGTGTCTTTCATCAGCCTGGAGCacgggagagagacagacagtgaagGGAGATCTGGTCAGTGGGTGATGGGAGAGCAAGAGGGACATGCATTCGAGTCAAGTCAAGTGACAATCACTCAGACATGCTTGAGGTCAACTGCCTTGCCAGGACTGAGCAAGCCCGAGGATGACGAAAGAGAACAAAAACTGTTAGGACACAGCTGGCTCAAGCCAACGGGGCTTCCATGCTTGCTGAGATTTTCACTACTATATTGAGTACACTTGCTTTCCCTctgattaaattaataaataaatataattatccATGAAGTGGCTCAAGGCAAATGTGGTAAAGGGGAAAGACATGCCAAACAAACTTGTGGAAAGGCATGAAAATGTTAGTATTTAGTTTACctccaataaataaaacatgtctgACCTGGGACTGCTAATGAAATTGTAAACAACGCATCCACACAGACACCTAATTAATGCACAGTAATAGTACAAGTGTTAAACATCATAAGGCAGGGTTATAAATGCTTAGGTTTTAGATGTTCACTTTACACAAGAGAGGCAAAGACATAACAGAAGACGGGACAAAATTGTTATTCCGTTTCAAGGCTACGGTGGTGAGCAGTGTGGTTTTCTTTCTATTTACACATTGGGACATCCCAAATTTAGACTTCCAGCACGACGGTCAGAACGTGATGGGGGATAacatataacatttaaaaaaaaaaaaaaaaagaggcaaaCAATGAGCCGTCAAATGATTCAATTGAGGAAAAAGGTGAATTAGCTTGAAAACGAAGTACAATGAAATCAGTTTCAAAAGAAAACCATATTTCTCTCACTCCCACCACCATACTTTTACTTCACATGCAAAACAGAGCCAAGGTTAGCTCCAGCAGCCAGAGAAACAGCAGGCAGGAGTGGGTGGAGCGAGCGAGGGGTGAGGGTCTTCACCTCTTTGACCGGCTGGGCTTCAGAGACAGGGCCGCCCGGTGCGGGAGTTGACTGGACGAGGGGGTTATCGGTCCCACCTACCGGCTCTGTGACTAAAGGGCTAGGGTCCACTACCACAATTTCAGTCTGACAGTCTCTGGACTGGTCAACAGAGGGTTTATCGCCGTCCACTGGCCTAGTCGGTTCTGCATCAGGAATTACATTTCTGTCACTTTCATTACGAGGTGGATGTTCGGTCTTTGGGGCGGCTCTAAATTCGTCAGCGTTAGCGTAAAGTGGGGTCTCTTGTGGCTTTTCTAAGGGGCGAGCCTGAGGTAGCTTGGCCCAGTCAGGATGGGGTGTGAGAGCTTGGTTCTGCTGTTTTTGGTCCTTTTGGAGGGACAGCAGATAAGCCTGCTCCTGCTGGAGCTGCCTCTGCAGTCGCTCTGCCTTCCGTTGCTCCTCTAGCTCCCGCCATTTGAACTCCTGAGCACAGAGTGTAGCTCAATGAAAGAAATCCCCTGACATTAAACTCATTATAGTTACAacttcattatatatatattttaatacattacaAGTGCTTGTATCATGCAGGACACATGCTTATAGATACAAATCACTGTAAAGTGATAACAGTCTGAAACACAGCAGTGTACTGTGGGTCTTGGTGTACTCCGACTATGTAACTAACGAATGCTGTGTCCACTGATTGCTTTTGGGCCGTCAGCCCAAAGTCTGTCATGTTAATGTTCACGGCACGGGAAAGTTGACATCAGAGGGTGTCTTTTTCAGGGATatccattttatttaatgtgtgaTACAACACAAAGCCATTctgcatttataaataaataaataaataaataaataaataaatgaaaacttgGGAATTAAGATTAATAGTAATCTGAATATTGGGAgaacaaaaattttaaaaagcataCGGTCAGAACACATTCACAACCAATGGGGAGATTGATTCAAAGAAATTGTGAATCCTCAAATCCTCGCTGTGATTTTAGCGATGGGTAGCCGCCATGGGAACAGAGACAAAAAGGTcaagaaaacacagagagagcagcaaCATTTAACTTTGTTTACGTATTCTTGTATTAACTCAtttccactctctctggaggcaCACTGCAGACTGTTCACAATGTAAACACCAGACCTCAAAGACGAGAACAATGAACTGAGCCTAACCACTCTGGAGAGAGCGGAGTTTTGGGAAGTCCCCTGTATTTTCCGAGGGCATGTCATAAGACGACACTCATAAATCTTTACGCGGGAATACTTAACTTTGGGTGACTCCCAGGCACTagtcagagaacacacacacgactCAACAACAATGGAATTGCTGAATTACAGTAGAGAACATTTGATCTTGCGGTCTTGGAAACGACCTATTTCAAATCCCCACTACATAAAAATATCACTGGGATCCATGtgaaactaaacacagacaGTAGGCCACGTCCTACAGACAAAACCTTTCAGACTGTGTGGTGAGAGGAGGGTGTAGATAAGAAAAGGCTATAAAAGTTCCTACCAGCAAAATGGCCTGCTCATGGAGCAACTGCTGCTGCAGGATTTCTAGGTGCCTCTGCTCCTCCTCCAGCTGACGGCGTATATACTCCTGTCAAATAAACCTTCATCAGCATTCCTTCATTCTGTGGTATTGAGTATTCACAGCTGGGCTGTGCGTTATCAATCAAACGTTTTATTACCATCTGCTGACATTAATGATATATCATCTTTTAATTAGAAGGAAACCCCTAAACACGGTCATGTATTactctgaaataaattaattaacaaatacacacaaggcACAGACTAGTGCTCCTTGTGGCGCATTCTGTGGACTgtatgtaggtgagtgagtatgtgaacgAGTGAGTTACAAGACACTTTCATGAACTAATAATAAAGTCTGCATTTTATTATTCACATAGTCTCACTCATTTTTCTCCTTCTTAATTAAGCCACAATAGAAAAAAGCAAACAATATATCTGTAACATACTGCACCCTACAGCAGCTGCACAGAGGTCAATAAAGGATTTCCAGGGTTAATAATGAACTTGGAAAAAACAATTGCTTATGATGATCACAACTGAGAAAAATCAGCTGCATTCAGGTGGattattcttttaaatattttgtaaatgcaGCTGAATGACACTAAAGAGAATAAAGGAAAGCTACAAGGGATATAATATATTTTGCGTAA from Hoplias malabaricus isolate fHopMal1 chromosome 2, fHopMal1.hap1, whole genome shotgun sequence encodes the following:
- the LOC136687184 gene encoding mitogen-activated protein kinase kinase kinase kinase 4-like isoform X5, which codes for MNVIEKMANDSPAKSLVDIDLSSLRDPAGIFELVEVVGNGTYGQVYKGRHVKTGQLAAIKVMDVTEDEEEEIKLEINMLKKYSHHRNIATYYGAFIKKSPPGHDDQLWLVMEFCGAGSITDLVKNTKGNKLKEDQIAYISREILRGLAHLHAHHVIHRDIKGQNVLLTENAEVKLVDFGVSAQLDRTVGRRNTFIGTPYWMAPEVIACDENPDATYDYRSDLWSCGITAIEMAEGAPPLCDMHPMRALFLIPRNPPPRLKSKTWSKKFFSFIESCLVKNYTQRPPTDQLLKHPFIRDQPNERQVRIQLKDQIDRTRKRRGEKDETEYEYSGSEEEAEEAPEQEGEPSSIVNVPGESTLRRDFIRLQQENKERSEALRRQQLLQEQQLREQEEYKRQLLAERQKRIEQQKEQRRRLEEQQRREREMRRQQEREQRRREQDEKRRMEEMERRRKEEEERRRAEEEKRRNDREQEYIRRQLEEEQRHLEILQQQLLHEQAILLADERHRKNIHSSPQTAPPKQPPIPPRSSEPFSNGNSSSESSGMHKPMEPQVQWSHLAALKSNASAPPVSRSHSFSDPVPSFAHHHLRSQEPHQHHHPAHPSRSEHPHLQHQSQPRGHEASEAGHSDEVPPRVPVRTTSRSPVLSRRDSPLQNLQQSNQIGQRNAGSNAEPRLLWDRVEKLASRPGSGSSSGSSNSSSQASSQSSSGDKFRVRSSSKSEGSPLQRPENTGKKSEEKKDFVRPSRPVDLTLLANEIRTIEDARPPHKVTDYSSSSDDSDSEEDDEVEQELGNESTSGAEDSRANSSKLSNGETESVKTMIVHDEAESDPATTPSKDGTLIVRQTQSACNTLQKHKSSSSFTPFIDPRLLQISPSTGSSLNNMAGFVSDGRLQEALRPDPSRKGSVVNVNPVNTRPQSDTPEIRKYKKRFNSEILCAALWGVNLLVGTESGLMLLDRSGQGKVYPLINRRRFQQMDVLEGLNVLVTISGKKNKLRVYYLSWLRNKILHNDPEVEKKQGWTTVGELEGCVHYKVVKYERIKFLVLALKNSVEVYAWAPKPYHKFMAFKSFGDLVHKPLLVDLTVEEGQRLKVIYGSCSGFHAVDVDSGAVYDIYLPTHIQTSIQSHAIIILPNTDGIELLVCYEDEGVYVNTYGRITKDVVLQWGEMPTSVAYIRSNQIMGWGEKAIEIRSVETGHLDGVFMHKRAQRLKFLCERNDKVFFASVRPGGSSQVYFMTLGRSNLLSW